A single Symbiobacterium thermophilum IAM 14863 DNA region contains:
- a CDS encoding response regulator: MVKKILIADADPSRRTLLRATLQDPRYEIIEASGGVQALALRERHRPDLVILDEAMPGVSGMEVCRAIKRDRGAGNTPVILLTEQETSTAIGEAGPDVFLPKPYSPLRLLEAVEKLLSQAEG; this comes from the coding sequence TTGGTTAAGAAAATCCTCATCGCTGACGCAGACCCTTCGCGACGCACCCTGCTCCGCGCCACCCTTCAGGATCCGCGCTACGAGATCATCGAGGCTTCGGGCGGCGTACAGGCTCTCGCGCTTCGGGAGAGGCACCGGCCTGACCTGGTCATCCTCGACGAGGCGATGCCCGGTGTCAGCGGCATGGAGGTGTGCCGTGCGATCAAGCGCGACAGGGGAGCCGGCAACACCCCGGTGATCCTGCTGACGGAGCAGGAGACCTCCACGGCGATCGGTGAGGCCGGCCCCGACGTTTTCCTGCCGAAGCCATACAGCCCGCTGCGCCTGCTGGAAGCCGTCGAGAAACTGCTCTCGCAGGCGGAGGGCTAA
- a CDS encoding Gfo/Idh/MocA family protein produces the protein MKPYRIGIVGYSFGRIHAEAYRQIPFYLDVGAPIELVGVATSRPETARQAQAEAGFALATADWRELVASPDVDIIHVCTPDDLHHPIAAAALAAGKHVYCEKPLARTVAEAEDLYDRARASGRVAQIAFQMRFGSAVQAARRLIRDGTLGEITSFRLTFLHSGYEDPERPLTWRLDSARTGGGVLYDLGSHAVDLLTFLLGRPRRVMGLTRTFIKERPVATGSDRKAPVKVDDVALVTMEMEAGCVGVMEATRLATGVRRGPDLTIYGTRGSVAFNGFTNHNELNLYLKQEKVPGLSGWETINTGGRNPVPLSVAAQAAFLTAVRDGRTDAEPNFATGLQVQRVLAAVQESARTGQWVSVD, from the coding sequence ATGAAACCCTACCGCATCGGCATCGTAGGTTACAGCTTCGGACGCATCCACGCAGAGGCCTACCGCCAGATCCCGTTCTACCTGGACGTCGGCGCACCGATCGAGCTGGTGGGGGTCGCGACCAGCCGCCCCGAGACCGCCCGGCAGGCGCAGGCCGAGGCCGGCTTCGCTCTTGCCACCGCCGACTGGCGCGAGCTCGTCGCCTCGCCCGATGTCGACATCATCCACGTCTGCACGCCGGACGACCTGCACCACCCCATCGCCGCCGCAGCACTGGCGGCCGGCAAGCACGTCTACTGCGAGAAGCCCCTGGCCCGGACGGTGGCGGAGGCGGAGGACCTGTACGACAGGGCCCGGGCGTCGGGCCGGGTGGCCCAGATCGCCTTCCAGATGCGCTTCGGCTCCGCCGTCCAGGCGGCGCGCCGCCTGATCCGGGACGGCACCCTGGGCGAGATCACCAGCTTTCGGCTCACCTTCCTGCACTCGGGCTACGAGGACCCGGAGCGTCCCCTCACGTGGCGGCTGGACAGCGCACGCACCGGGGGCGGCGTGCTCTACGACCTGGGATCCCACGCCGTCGACCTGCTCACGTTCCTGCTGGGCCGTCCCCGCCGGGTGATGGGCCTCACCCGGACCTTCATCAAGGAGCGGCCTGTGGCGACAGGCAGCGACCGGAAGGCGCCGGTGAAGGTCGACGACGTCGCCCTGGTGACGATGGAGATGGAGGCCGGCTGCGTCGGCGTGATGGAGGCGACCCGGCTCGCGACGGGGGTGCGCAGGGGGCCGGACCTGACGATCTACGGGACCCGGGGGTCGGTGGCCTTCAACGGGTTCACCAACCACAACGAGCTGAACCTCTACCTGAAGCAGGAGAAGGTGCCCGGCCTCAGCGGGTGGGAGACCATCAACACCGGCGGCCGCAACCCGGTGCCGCTCAGCGTGGCCGCCCAGGCTGCGTTCCTGACGGCCGTCCGGGATGGCCGGACGGATGCGGAGCCCAACTTTGCCACGGGCCTGCAGGTTCAGCGGGTGCTGGCAGCGGTGCAGGAGTCGGCCCGGACGGGACAGTGGGTGTCCGTGGATTGA
- the ilvN gene encoding acetolactate synthase small subunit: protein MKRILAVLVENHPGVLARVAGLIRRRGFNIESLAVGVTDDPAISRMTLVVEGDEATLNQVSKQLDKLIEVIQVADLDAEHSVAREMALIKVSVDPQRRPQVLQLASVFRASVVDVGHEAVILEVTGTHDKVEALISLAQEFGVQEVARTGIIALARGAQSMTAPREERYDDAAVLRV from the coding sequence GTGAAGCGCATCCTGGCGGTCTTGGTGGAGAACCACCCGGGCGTGCTGGCGCGGGTGGCGGGGTTGATTCGGCGGCGAGGGTTCAATATCGAGAGCCTGGCGGTCGGGGTGACAGACGACCCGGCCATCTCCCGGATGACCCTGGTGGTCGAGGGCGACGAGGCCACGCTCAACCAGGTCTCCAAGCAGCTCGACAAGCTGATCGAGGTGATCCAGGTGGCGGACCTGGACGCGGAGCACAGCGTCGCCCGCGAGATGGCGTTGATCAAGGTCAGCGTCGACCCGCAGCGGCGGCCGCAGGTCCTGCAGCTGGCGTCGGTCTTCCGGGCCAGCGTGGTGGACGTGGGGCACGAGGCGGTCATCCTTGAAGTCACGGGGACCCACGACAAGGTGGAGGCCCTGATCAGCCTGGCGCAGGAGTTCGGCGTCCAGGAGGTGGCCCGCACGGGGATCATCGCCCTGGCGCGGGGAGCGCAGTCGATGACGGCACCGAGGGAGGAGCGGTACGATGACGCGGCTGTACTACGAGTCTGA
- the ilvC gene encoding ketol-acid reductoisomerase, whose amino-acid sequence MTRLYYESDANLAALQGRKIAVIGFGSQGHAHALNLRDSGLDVTVGLREGSPRWARAEEAGLKVAPVAAAAEMADVIMLLINDEHQGRVFAEQIRPHLKPGKALGFGHGFAVHFGQVRPPADVDVFMIAPKGPGHLVRRQYEEGRGVPCLMAIHQDATGRCRDIALAWAKGIGGTRAGVIETTFREECESDLFGEQAVLCGGLTQLVKYGFEVLTEAGYAPEIAYFECLHELKLIVDLMYEGGMAAMRYSISDTAEYGDYVSGPRVIGPEVKERMKQILAEIQNGTFAKDWILENQVGRPRFTALRRQNAAHPVEQVGARLRAMMPWLPKPVGAVGNE is encoded by the coding sequence ATGACGCGGCTGTACTACGAGTCTGATGCGAACCTGGCGGCCCTTCAGGGCAGGAAGATCGCGGTCATCGGTTTTGGCAGCCAGGGCCACGCCCATGCCCTCAACCTGCGGGACTCGGGCCTGGACGTGACCGTGGGCCTGCGGGAGGGCAGCCCCCGCTGGGCCCGGGCGGAGGAGGCAGGGCTGAAGGTGGCCCCGGTGGCGGCGGCCGCCGAGATGGCCGACGTGATCATGCTGCTGATCAACGATGAGCACCAGGGGCGGGTGTTTGCGGAGCAGATCCGGCCCCATTTGAAGCCGGGCAAGGCCCTGGGGTTCGGCCACGGCTTCGCGGTCCACTTCGGCCAGGTCCGGCCGCCGGCGGACGTGGACGTGTTCATGATCGCCCCCAAGGGCCCCGGCCACCTGGTCCGGCGGCAGTACGAGGAGGGGCGGGGCGTGCCGTGCCTGATGGCGATTCACCAGGATGCCACCGGGCGGTGCAGGGATATTGCCCTCGCCTGGGCCAAGGGCATCGGCGGCACCCGGGCCGGGGTCATCGAGACCACGTTCCGGGAGGAGTGCGAGTCCGACCTCTTCGGCGAGCAGGCCGTGCTGTGCGGCGGCCTGACGCAGCTGGTCAAGTACGGCTTCGAGGTGCTCACCGAGGCCGGATATGCGCCGGAAATCGCCTATTTTGAGTGCCTGCACGAACTGAAGCTGATCGTGGACCTGATGTACGAGGGCGGCATGGCCGCCATGCGGTACTCCATCAGCGACACCGCCGAGTACGGCGACTATGTGAGCGGCCCCCGGGTCATCGGGCCCGAGGTGAAAGAGCGGATGAAGCAGATCCTGGCCGAGATCCAGAACGGCACCTTCGCCAAGGACTGGATCCTGGAGAATCAGGTGGGCCGGCCCCGGTTCACCGCCCTGCGGCGGCAGAACGCAGCCCACCCGGTGGAGCAGGTGGGCGCCCGGCTCCGGGCGATGATGCCCTGGCTGCCCAAGCCGGTGGGCGCGGTCGGCAACGAGTAA
- a CDS encoding 2-isopropylmalate synthase produces MTRRIRIFDTTLRDGEQAPGFGMTAEAKLEVARQLSKLGVDVIEAGFPAASPGDFEAVRTIAETITGPTIAGLARANEDDIRRCYEAVKGAQKPRIHTFIATSPIHMEYKLRKKPEEVVRAAREAVALARSLGPEVEFSAEDATRSDWNFLVQIFTVAARAGATILNVPDTVGYTTPKEYYDLIRYLIEHVDAPEGVQFSVHCHNDLGLAVANTLAAIEAGATQVECTINGIGERAGNAALEEIVMALRVRRDQWGATTAINTREIYRTSRLLQSVTGIQVQPNKAIVGANAFAHESGIHQDGMLKHRDTYEIMKPEDVGVPESSLVLGKHSGRAAFRARLEHLGYQLTDAEIDSAFRRFKELADRKRTITDHDLMAIVGDEQAHRTVTEVCRLESFQVVAGNERIATASVRLVREGEVVQEAASGDGPISALYHAIDRAARFEGQLLDYRLNAVTEGEDALGEVTVRVRAGDRVASGRGTSTDVIEASARAYMNAMNKILSGAALAVSDDPAPGWQMRAYGD; encoded by the coding sequence GTGACGCGGCGGATTCGGATCTTCGACACCACCCTGCGGGATGGTGAGCAGGCTCCTGGGTTCGGCATGACGGCGGAGGCCAAGCTGGAGGTGGCCCGCCAGCTTAGCAAGCTGGGCGTCGACGTCATTGAGGCCGGTTTTCCCGCCGCCTCGCCCGGCGACTTCGAGGCCGTGCGGACGATCGCCGAGACCATCACCGGGCCCACCATCGCCGGTCTGGCCCGGGCCAACGAGGACGACATCCGGCGCTGTTACGAGGCGGTGAAGGGCGCGCAGAAGCCCCGCATCCACACCTTCATCGCCACCTCGCCCATTCACATGGAGTACAAGCTGCGCAAGAAGCCGGAAGAGGTGGTGCGGGCGGCCCGGGAAGCCGTCGCCCTGGCCCGGTCGCTGGGGCCCGAGGTCGAGTTCTCCGCTGAAGACGCGACCCGGTCCGACTGGAACTTCCTGGTCCAGATCTTCACCGTGGCTGCCCGGGCGGGCGCGACGATCCTCAACGTGCCCGACACCGTGGGGTACACCACGCCGAAGGAGTACTACGACCTGATCCGGTACCTCATCGAGCACGTGGACGCCCCCGAGGGGGTCCAGTTCTCCGTCCACTGCCACAACGACCTGGGCCTGGCGGTGGCCAACACCCTGGCCGCCATCGAGGCCGGCGCCACGCAGGTGGAGTGCACCATCAACGGCATCGGCGAGCGGGCGGGCAACGCGGCCCTGGAGGAGATCGTGATGGCCCTGCGGGTCCGGCGGGACCAGTGGGGCGCCACGACCGCCATCAACACCCGCGAGATCTACCGCACCTCCCGGCTGCTGCAGAGCGTCACGGGCATCCAGGTGCAGCCCAACAAGGCCATCGTCGGCGCCAACGCCTTCGCCCACGAGTCCGGCATCCACCAGGACGGCATGCTGAAGCACCGGGACACCTACGAGATCATGAAGCCCGAAGACGTGGGCGTCCCCGAGTCGTCCCTGGTGCTGGGCAAGCACTCCGGGCGGGCGGCCTTCCGGGCCCGGCTGGAGCACCTGGGTTACCAGCTCACCGACGCCGAGATCGACTCCGCCTTCCGGCGGTTCAAGGAGCTGGCCGACCGCAAGCGGACGATCACGGACCACGACCTGATGGCGATCGTCGGCGACGAGCAGGCGCACCGGACGGTGACCGAGGTCTGCCGGCTCGAGTCCTTCCAGGTGGTCGCGGGCAACGAGCGCATTGCGACCGCGTCGGTCCGGCTGGTGCGGGAAGGCGAGGTGGTCCAGGAGGCGGCCTCGGGCGACGGGCCCATCAGCGCCCTCTACCACGCCATTGACCGGGCGGCCCGCTTCGAGGGGCAGCTGCTGGATTACCGGCTGAACGCCGTGACGGAAGGCGAGGATGCGCTGGGCGAGGTGACGGTGCGGGTGCGCGCGGGCGACCGGGTCGCCTCGGGGCGGGGCACCTCCACGGACGTCATCGAGGCGTCTGCCAGGGCCTACATGAACGCGATGAACAAGATCCTCTCCGGGGCCGCGCTGGCCGTGTCGGACGATCCGGCGCCGGGCTGGCAGATGCGGGCCTACGGGGACTGA
- a CDS encoding TIGR00725 family protein: MVLRIGVIGQSGPISEELRAAAFAVGRAVGARGALLFTGGRDGVMAAASQGAQSAGGVTVGILPGDDLREANPYVTVPVTTGLTMVGRSEVLVHAVDACIIVGGGAGTLAEIAVAYLYRKPLVALRGTGGWGDHLASALVDGRFLDHRRLVPIHYVADPEEAVALAAELAQRGQRPPDRPAPGLGDVPKLREASE; encoded by the coding sequence GTGGTGCTGCGCATCGGGGTCATCGGCCAGTCGGGGCCGATCAGCGAGGAACTGCGTGCGGCTGCCTTCGCCGTAGGGAGGGCGGTCGGCGCCCGGGGCGCGCTGCTCTTCACCGGCGGGCGCGACGGCGTCATGGCCGCCGCCAGCCAGGGCGCGCAGTCCGCCGGCGGGGTGACGGTGGGCATCCTGCCGGGCGACGACCTGCGGGAGGCGAACCCGTACGTGACCGTCCCCGTCACCACCGGCCTGACGATGGTGGGGCGAAGCGAGGTGCTGGTGCACGCGGTGGACGCCTGCATCATCGTGGGAGGCGGCGCGGGCACCCTGGCGGAGATCGCGGTGGCGTATCTGTACCGCAAGCCGCTGGTCGCCCTGCGCGGCACGGGCGGCTGGGGCGATCACCTGGCCTCGGCCCTGGTGGACGGGCGGTTCCTGGACCACCGGCGGCTGGTGCCGATCCACTACGTGGCGGATCCGGAGGAGGCCGTCGCGCTGGCGGCGGAGCTGGCGCAGCGGGGGCAGCGTCCGCCGGACCGGCCCGCTCCCGGGCTCGGGGACGTGCCGAAGCTGCGGGAGGCATCGGAATAG
- a CDS encoding HD-GYP domain-containing protein, with product MHDDIAGLTRAELEREVRYWRTQSLLLARDFGGVRADLSRQAAEVGLLRAQLLSYAEDLNREYQLVRERTVALERLLVATVGALANSIEARDPYTRGHTDRVARITLAFCERLGWERERLSIARMGALLHDIGKIGVPDAILRKPGRLTAEEYELMKQHTTIGAQILQGIDALVPAIPFVLCHHERWDGKGYPQGLAGEEIPIEGRILAIVDAFDAMTSVRVYRAPLTMETAVNEIRRCAGTQFDPALVPAFVRLYQDGLIHQALEEKGTRELYAI from the coding sequence ATGCATGACGACATCGCCGGGCTGACACGGGCCGAGCTGGAACGGGAGGTCCGCTACTGGCGCACCCAGAGCCTGCTCCTCGCCAGAGACTTTGGCGGCGTGCGGGCCGATCTGTCCCGTCAGGCGGCGGAGGTGGGCCTGCTGCGCGCCCAGCTGCTCTCGTACGCCGAGGACCTGAACCGCGAGTACCAGCTGGTCCGGGAGCGCACCGTCGCGCTGGAGCGGCTGCTGGTGGCCACGGTGGGCGCGCTGGCGAACTCCATCGAGGCCCGGGATCCTTACACGCGGGGCCACACCGACCGGGTGGCCCGCATCACCCTGGCTTTCTGCGAGCGGCTGGGTTGGGAGAGGGAGCGGCTTTCCATCGCCCGCATGGGCGCGCTGCTGCACGACATCGGGAAGATCGGCGTGCCCGACGCCATCCTGCGCAAGCCGGGGCGCCTGACCGCCGAGGAGTACGAGCTGATGAAGCAGCACACCACCATCGGCGCGCAGATCCTGCAGGGCATCGACGCCCTGGTGCCGGCGATCCCGTTCGTGCTGTGCCACCACGAGCGCTGGGACGGCAAGGGCTACCCGCAGGGGCTGGCCGGCGAGGAGATCCCCATCGAGGGGCGCATCCTTGCGATCGTCGACGCCTTCGACGCCATGACCAGCGTCCGGGTCTACCGCGCTCCACTGACGATGGAGACCGCGGTGAACGAGATCCGGCGCTGCGCGGGGACCCAGTTCGACCCCGCTCTCGTGCCCGCGTTCGTCCGGTTGTACCAGGATGGGCTGATCCATCAGGCCCTGGAAGAAAAGGGGACGCGGGAGCTGTACGCCATCTAG
- the pheA gene encoding prephenate dehydratase, with amino-acid sequence MPVVAFQGELGAYGDEAVRARFGPSAEPYPCKSFVDLFEAVASGTVDYGLAPVENSQAGSINDVYDLLRQYDLYVAGEVLHPVNHALLALPGQTLSDIRRVISHPQALAQCDRFLRDLGVEVMATYDTAGAAKMIREQGLTGVAAVAGLGAAQRYGLAVLAESIQTIKDNITRFVVLQRDPAPREEGPQKTMLFLALAHQPGSLYMALGALANRNINLLKLESRPSRNRPWEYVFYLDFEGHRDDPHVRAALADLAKHANYCKVLGSFRRETVPD; translated from the coding sequence ATGCCGGTCGTCGCCTTCCAGGGGGAACTCGGGGCCTATGGGGACGAGGCGGTGCGCGCCCGGTTCGGCCCCTCGGCGGAGCCGTATCCGTGCAAGTCCTTCGTCGACCTCTTCGAGGCGGTGGCCAGCGGGACGGTGGACTACGGCCTGGCACCGGTGGAGAACTCCCAGGCCGGGTCGATCAATGACGTGTATGATCTGCTGCGCCAGTACGACCTGTACGTGGCCGGCGAGGTGCTCCACCCCGTGAACCACGCGCTGCTCGCCCTTCCCGGGCAGACCCTGTCCGACATCCGCCGGGTCATCTCGCACCCGCAGGCGCTGGCCCAGTGCGACCGCTTCCTGCGGGATCTGGGGGTGGAGGTGATGGCCACTTACGACACGGCCGGCGCGGCCAAGATGATCCGGGAGCAGGGCCTGACCGGCGTGGCGGCGGTGGCCGGCCTGGGCGCGGCTCAACGGTATGGCCTTGCGGTGCTGGCGGAGTCGATCCAGACCATCAAGGACAACATCACCCGGTTCGTCGTGCTGCAGCGGGATCCGGCGCCCCGGGAGGAGGGGCCGCAGAAGACGATGCTCTTCCTGGCCCTGGCGCACCAGCCCGGCTCGCTCTACATGGCCCTGGGGGCCCTGGCCAACCGGAACATCAACCTGCTGAAGCTGGAGTCCCGGCCCTCTCGGAACCGCCCGTGGGAGTACGTCTTCTACCTGGACTTCGAGGGGCACCGGGACGATCCGCACGTGCGCGCGGCATTGGCCGATTTGGCAAAACATGCGAACTATTGTAAGGTATTGGGTTCATTCAGACGGGAAACGGTCCCGGACTAG
- a CDS encoding MarR family winged helix-turn-helix transcriptional regulator, translated as MKGLKQQADTAPADRFTPENILPLLQTIADLVEKRCHRFLSRNYGLTMPQYQLLLAAMNGGATTLGSLADELNCSRGNLTGVADRLERDGWLVRERSTEDRRVVNIRLTEKGKKVWEIRNALAKEMAEIAKIWSPDEMTIMLRSLERLYTELKGEAVKPTGEKPATEAM; from the coding sequence GTGAAAGGCTTGAAACAGCAGGCCGATACGGCCCCGGCGGATCGTTTTACGCCTGAGAACATTCTTCCCCTTCTTCAGACCATCGCCGACCTGGTGGAGAAGCGCTGTCACAGGTTCCTCAGCCGGAACTACGGGCTGACCATGCCCCAGTACCAGTTGCTCCTTGCGGCGATGAACGGCGGCGCCACCACCCTCGGCAGCCTGGCGGACGAGCTGAACTGCTCGCGGGGTAACCTGACGGGGGTGGCCGACCGGCTGGAGCGGGACGGCTGGCTGGTGCGTGAGCGCAGCACCGAGGACAGGCGGGTCGTGAACATCCGCCTCACGGAGAAGGGCAAGAAGGTCTGGGAGATCCGGAACGCGCTGGCCAAGGAGATGGCCGAGATCGCGAAGATCTGGTCTCCGGACGAGATGACCATCATGTTGCGCTCCCTGGAGCGGCTCTACACCGAGCTCAAGGGGGAGGCGGTCAAGCCGACCGGCGAGAAGCCGGCCACCGAAGCGATGTAG
- a CDS encoding putative polysaccharide biosynthesis protein: MSRRESVLKGAAALALAGLIIKVGNLLVRLPLTRMVGSEGLGIYQMALPAYNALLHLAVGGVPVAVQNLVAEYNARGRRDVMHRVLHLALTYALLAGAAAACLLLIGAPFLARALGDARSYWPLVALAPAIILNGLDSVFRHYMQGQKQMTPSAVASVLEQGTKIAVTMGAAVLLLPLGLEYAAAGAALGITVGALASVLFMLWRVRREREEDEAGDAPREERQMPRGLGVRMLRLAWPVTLGSVTMPLLNVLDVSIVQRGFLKAGYPPAQATALYGAFAGIAVQVVWFPFVLTNAVANATVPTLTAAQARGDMEAVRQRVVMGLRTASLICLPVAIGAMVLAAPIALLFGEPLAADPLRHLGPVALLGPLTWMTVAQLQALGETGAPMRNLTLAMGLKLALDGLLAPIRGIDVNGVATASVAMFFTALWFNARELERLLQEPVPWGRILMGPTVASLVMGAGLAGLIAALWGTAGRVEALAVAAVVAPLLYGGTLVATRSITRTELLAMAGPLAPRLERWLAILWPWS, from the coding sequence ATGAGCCGGAGAGAGTCGGTGCTGAAGGGCGCCGCCGCCCTCGCGCTGGCGGGGCTCATCATCAAGGTGGGCAACCTGCTGGTCCGGCTTCCCCTCACCCGCATGGTGGGCTCGGAGGGCCTGGGCATCTACCAGATGGCCCTGCCGGCCTACAACGCCCTGCTCCACCTGGCGGTGGGCGGCGTGCCCGTCGCCGTGCAGAACCTGGTGGCCGAGTACAACGCCCGGGGGCGGCGGGACGTGATGCACCGGGTCCTGCACCTGGCCCTGACCTACGCGCTCCTCGCCGGCGCCGCCGCCGCGTGTCTGCTGCTCATCGGGGCGCCGTTCCTGGCCCGGGCCCTGGGCGACGCCCGGTCCTACTGGCCGCTGGTGGCCCTGGCCCCGGCGATCATCCTGAACGGCCTGGACTCCGTCTTCCGGCACTACATGCAGGGCCAGAAGCAGATGACCCCCAGCGCCGTCGCCTCGGTGCTGGAGCAGGGTACCAAGATCGCCGTCACCATGGGCGCGGCCGTCCTGCTGCTGCCGCTGGGGCTGGAGTACGCCGCGGCCGGGGCGGCGCTGGGCATCACGGTGGGGGCCCTGGCCTCGGTGCTCTTCATGCTCTGGCGGGTCCGCCGGGAGCGGGAGGAGGACGAGGCGGGGGATGCCCCCCGGGAGGAACGGCAGATGCCCCGGGGGCTCGGGGTGCGGATGCTGCGGCTGGCGTGGCCGGTCACCCTGGGGTCGGTGACCATGCCCCTGCTGAATGTGCTGGACGTCTCCATCGTGCAGCGGGGGTTCCTGAAGGCCGGCTACCCGCCTGCGCAGGCCACCGCGCTCTACGGCGCCTTCGCCGGCATCGCCGTCCAGGTGGTGTGGTTCCCCTTCGTGCTCACCAACGCGGTCGCCAACGCGACGGTGCCGACGCTCACTGCCGCCCAGGCCCGGGGCGACATGGAGGCCGTGCGGCAGCGGGTGGTGATGGGGCTCCGGACGGCCAGCCTGATCTGCCTGCCGGTGGCCATCGGCGCGATGGTGCTCGCGGCCCCCATCGCCCTGCTCTTCGGCGAGCCGCTGGCCGCCGACCCGCTGCGCCACCTGGGGCCGGTGGCGCTGCTCGGGCCGCTCACCTGGATGACCGTGGCGCAGCTGCAGGCCCTGGGAGAGACCGGCGCGCCGATGCGCAACCTCACCCTGGCCATGGGGCTGAAGTTGGCCCTGGATGGCCTGCTCGCACCCATCCGGGGCATCGACGTCAACGGGGTGGCCACGGCCTCGGTGGCGATGTTCTTCACCGCCCTGTGGTTCAACGCCCGGGAGCTGGAGCGGCTGTTGCAGGAGCCGGTCCCCTGGGGCCGCATCCTGATGGGGCCGACGGTCGCCTCGCTGGTGATGGGCGCGGGCCTGGCGGGGCTGATCGCCGCCCTGTGGGGCACCGCGGGCCGGGTGGAGGCCCTGGCCGTGGCCGCGGTGGTGGCGCCGCTGCTCTACGGCGGGACCCTGGTCGCCACCCGCAGCATCACCCGGACCGAGCTGCTCGCGATGGCGGGGCCCCTCGCCCCGCGCCTGGAGCGGTGGCTGGCGATCCTCTGGCCCTGGAGCTAA
- a CDS encoding MFS transporter yields MDQARRNLYVLWVGNFLTACSFSLVMPFLPRFIAELGVTANLYTWSGLIFSVTFLSSSIMAPIWGNLADRYGRRPMLIRAGVAISIVYLLMSFVTSHVQLFWLRLLNGAFSGFIPSAVALVATNTPEDRVGRYLAILQTGMATGTILGPLLGGTLAELLGIRWTMRVASVLVLISVLLVIFLVRERVLGAGKARTSVLSDLKLAVSNRRLLALMISALLIQASLQSLQPILSNFIPTLTREGWIAAVTRSLFGEGEATDFVVGFVFSLPAIATVLTAPRLARAGERIGFARLLSAGLLAAGLLILPQSLVQSIGWLILLRFVFGIATAAVQPSVNAALAEVVHPSFRGRAYGINTSANNLGSVLGPSLGGWVADAFGPRAVFVVTGLVMLAASAWVQRMLVHGPEEPLVGAPEEV; encoded by the coding sequence ATGGATCAGGCACGGCGGAACCTCTACGTGCTCTGGGTCGGCAACTTCCTCACGGCGTGCAGCTTCTCGCTGGTAATGCCCTTCCTGCCCCGGTTCATCGCGGAGCTGGGCGTGACGGCGAACCTGTACACGTGGTCCGGTCTGATCTTCTCGGTCACCTTCCTCTCCAGTTCGATCATGGCGCCCATCTGGGGCAATCTGGCCGACCGGTACGGGCGCAGGCCGATGCTCATCCGCGCGGGCGTGGCCATCAGCATCGTCTACCTGCTGATGAGCTTCGTCACCAGCCATGTGCAGCTCTTCTGGCTGCGCCTGCTCAACGGCGCCTTCTCGGGGTTCATCCCGTCTGCGGTCGCCCTGGTGGCCACCAACACCCCGGAGGACCGGGTGGGCCGCTACCTGGCCATCCTGCAGACGGGCATGGCCACCGGCACCATCCTGGGGCCGCTGCTGGGCGGCACGCTGGCGGAGCTCCTGGGCATCCGCTGGACGATGCGGGTGGCCTCCGTCCTGGTCCTCATCTCCGTGCTGCTGGTCATCTTCCTGGTGCGGGAGCGCGTCCTCGGCGCGGGGAAGGCCCGCACCAGCGTGCTCTCGGACCTGAAGCTGGCCGTCTCCAACCGGCGGCTGCTGGCCCTCATGATCTCGGCCCTGCTCATCCAGGCGTCGCTGCAGTCGCTGCAGCCGATCCTGTCGAACTTCATCCCCACCCTCACCCGGGAGGGCTGGATCGCGGCCGTCACCCGATCGCTGTTCGGCGAGGGCGAGGCCACGGACTTCGTCGTGGGCTTCGTTTTCTCCCTGCCGGCCATCGCGACGGTGCTGACGGCCCCCCGGCTGGCGCGGGCGGGTGAGCGGATCGGCTTTGCCCGGCTGCTGTCAGCGGGCCTCCTGGCGGCCGGCCTGCTGATCCTGCCGCAGTCGCTGGTGCAGAGCATCGGCTGGCTGATCCTGCTGCGCTTCGTCTTCGGCATCGCCACGGCGGCGGTACAGCCCTCGGTCAACGCCGCCCTGGCCGAGGTGGTGCATCCCTCGTTCCGGGGCCGGGCGTACGGGATCAATACCAGCGCCAACAACCTGGGGTCGGTGCTGGGACCGTCGCTGGGCGGCTGGGTGGCCGACGCCTTCGGCCCCCGCGCCGTCTTCGTGGTGACGGGACTCGTGATGCTCGCCGCCTCGGCCTGGGTGCAGCGGATGCTGGTCCACGGGCCGGAGGAGCCGCTGGTGGGCGCCCCGGAAGAGGTGTAG